From the Ruminiclostridium josui JCM 17888 genome, one window contains:
- the trmL gene encoding tRNA (uridine(34)/cytosine(34)/5-carboxymethylaminomethyluridine(34)-2'-O)-methyltransferase TrmL yields the protein MALNIVLVEPEIPQNTGNIVRTCAATGTVLHLVGPLGFSIEDKYLKRAGLDYWDEADVRYYNSLDEFLKKFPGKTFYYSTTKAVNNYCDVQFEDDCFILFGKETAGLPEELLKDNKEYCIRIPMKNGIRSLNLSNSVAIVLYEALRQQNFKEMKLEGHMVKYQW from the coding sequence ATGGCACTTAATATAGTACTGGTGGAGCCCGAAATTCCGCAGAATACAGGGAATATAGTGAGAACCTGTGCGGCAACGGGGACTGTGCTGCATCTTGTGGGGCCTCTTGGCTTTTCAATAGAAGATAAATATCTTAAAAGAGCTGGACTAGACTACTGGGACGAGGCAGATGTAAGGTATTACAACAGCCTTGATGAATTTTTGAAAAAGTTTCCAGGAAAAACTTTCTATTATTCAACTACTAAAGCAGTAAACAATTATTGTGATGTACAGTTTGAAGATGACTGCTTTATTTTATTCGGAAAAGAAACAGCAGGTCTTCCAGAGGAATTGCTAAAGGATAATAAGGAATATTGCATTAGAATACCTATGAAAAATGGCATTAGGTCCCTTAATCTTTCAAATTCCGTAGCAATTGTTTTATACGAGGCTCTTAGACAGCAGAATTTCAAAGAAATGAAACTTGAGGGACATATGGTAAAATACCAGTGGTAA